Proteins from a single region of Rubeoparvulum massiliense:
- the folB gene encoding dihydroneopterin aldolase, which yields MDEIILQELQFYGYHGAFEEEQRLGQRFIIDLILRLPLQKAGRSDQLADTINYADVYELVRKVVEEEKYRLLERLAEEIAQRLLHVFPIEQVELQVMKPNPPISGNYRAVGVKIIRGK from the coding sequence ATGGATGAAATTATTTTACAAGAGCTACAGTTTTATGGGTATCATGGTGCCTTTGAAGAGGAACAGCGCTTAGGGCAACGTTTCATCATCGATCTTATCTTAAGGCTTCCTTTGCAGAAAGCAGGAAGAAGCGATCAATTAGCAGATACGATCAACTATGCGGATGTATACGAACTGGTACGTAAGGTTGTTGAAGAAGAGAAGTATCGATTATTAGAACGCTTAGCGGAAGAGATTGCACAGCGTCTGCTCCACGTTTTTCCCATTGAACAGGTTGAACTCCAGGTAATGAAACCCAACCCACCTATTTCAGGGAATTATCGTGCAGTAGGAGTTAAAATCATAAGAGGTAAATAA
- a CDS encoding HAD family hydrolase, giving the protein MKQYAVIFDMDGTLLQTDQLAIPAFEQMWEGLRQEGYILGDVPKRETILHCLGKTLDEIWAILFGSGVDQNGIKERAEQLLTSAELEILQKGKVQLYPGTIHVLAMLHEAGYPIFVASNGQDSYVQAVCTTFQLHPYIQEIYTAGKFGTASKVELVRVLKNKYRFTYGIMVGDRHSDVEAGKLNGFQVAACTYGFSSPAELAGADYYLQSITEILEIIQS; this is encoded by the coding sequence ATGAAACAGTATGCTGTTATTTTTGATATGGATGGCACACTTCTACAGACCGATCAATTGGCGATTCCAGCGTTTGAACAAATGTGGGAAGGCTTACGGCAGGAAGGCTACATCCTTGGTGATGTACCTAAGAGAGAGACGATCCTTCATTGTCTAGGGAAAACGCTTGATGAGATATGGGCGATTTTATTTGGCTCTGGCGTGGATCAAAATGGTATTAAAGAGCGAGCAGAACAGCTTTTGACATCAGCAGAGTTGGAGATACTACAAAAGGGTAAGGTTCAACTATATCCGGGGACAATTCATGTGTTAGCAATGCTTCATGAAGCAGGATATCCAATCTTTGTTGCTAGTAATGGCCAAGATAGCTATGTACAGGCGGTGTGTACTACATTCCAGCTACATCCATATATTCAGGAAATCTATACTGCGGGTAAATTTGGAACAGCATCCAAGGTGGAGTTAGTTAGGGTACTAAAGAATAAATACCGATTCACCTACGGGATAATGGTAGGAGATCGTCATTCTGATGTAGAAGCTGGTAAATTAAATGGCTTTCAAGTGGCTGCATGTACATATGGATTCTCCTCTCCAGCTGAGCTAGCAGGGGCAGATTACTATTTGCAATCAATCACTGAAATACTTGAAATCATTCAATCCTGA
- the folK gene encoding 2-amino-4-hydroxy-6-hydroxymethyldihydropteridine diphosphokinase, whose product MEQWIDAYVALGSNIDNREIHLEEAIEHLVMNPHVSLVETSAIYETDPVGVLDQSAFLNMAIHIKTTLSAQQLLHEMQMIEDKLGRERTVHWGPRTIDLDLLMYGEEEIEEENLIVPHPRMAERLFVLIPLADIGESLQIPGIQQTVKERIDHCLAQGCKKDSVRLYR is encoded by the coding sequence ATGGAACAATGGATTGATGCATACGTTGCATTAGGATCGAACATTGATAATCGGGAAATCCACTTAGAAGAAGCCATCGAGCATTTGGTAATGAATCCTCATGTTTCTTTGGTGGAGACATCAGCAATATACGAAACAGATCCAGTTGGCGTTCTAGATCAGTCAGCCTTCTTAAATATGGCGATCCACATTAAAACCACGTTATCTGCCCAGCAGCTCTTACATGAGATGCAGATGATTGAAGATAAACTCGGGCGTGAGCGTACGGTTCATTGGGGACCTAGAACCATTGACTTGGACTTGCTGATGTATGGGGAGGAAGAGATTGAGGAAGAGAACCTCATCGTACCTCATCCACGCATGGCAGAACGTTTATTTGTCCTAATTCCACTTGCTGATATTGGAGAAAGTTTACAAATACCAGGCATTCAACAGACTGTGAAAGAACGAATTGACCATTGCCTAGCACAAGGTTGTAAGAAAGATTCTGTACGCTTATATCGGTAA
- the hslO gene encoding Hsp33 family molecular chaperone HslO, giving the protein MNDYMVRGLAYHQQIRCFAATTTHLVDEICRRHDAWPTASAALGRALTAGSMMGMMLKDEQKLTIQIKGDGPVGQIFVDANTEGDVRGYVSNPHVHFPLNPQGKLDVARAVGRQGYLSVTKDLGLREPYHGLSQLVSGELGEDFTYYFATSEQTPSAVGLGVIVHPELYIEAAGGFILQVLPDASEAAITLLEERLKEVDSVSSLVKRGLTPEEMLHHILGEEIEILGRTELQFTCSCSKERVERTLLSLGIEELEKLLKEQDEVEVTCHFCHEQYRLSHEEVENLLQRLQGQKKEEQKNNR; this is encoded by the coding sequence ATGAACGATTATATGGTTCGAGGACTAGCATATCATCAACAAATCCGTTGTTTTGCTGCAACAACCACCCATCTGGTGGATGAAATATGTCGTAGGCATGATGCATGGCCTACGGCAAGTGCTGCGCTAGGTCGTGCGCTTACAGCAGGATCGATGATGGGGATGATGCTCAAGGATGAGCAAAAATTGACCATTCAAATCAAAGGAGATGGTCCGGTGGGTCAAATCTTCGTTGATGCCAATACGGAGGGCGATGTACGTGGATATGTCAGCAATCCTCATGTGCATTTTCCCCTTAATCCACAAGGAAAGCTGGATGTAGCAAGGGCTGTCGGACGCCAAGGCTATCTCAGCGTAACGAAGGATTTAGGCCTGCGTGAACCTTATCATGGCTTAAGTCAACTGGTTTCAGGAGAACTAGGGGAGGATTTTACATACTATTTTGCTACATCAGAGCAGACACCATCAGCTGTGGGATTAGGAGTAATCGTTCATCCTGAATTGTATATCGAAGCAGCAGGGGGCTTTATCCTACAGGTCCTACCTGATGCTAGTGAGGCTGCTATCACCTTATTGGAAGAGCGCCTTAAAGAGGTGGACTCTGTTTCTTCACTGGTTAAGCGAGGATTAACACCAGAAGAGATGCTCCATCACATCTTAGGTGAGGAGATCGAAATATTGGGGCGAACGGAGCTCCAGTTCACTTGTAGCTGCTCAAAGGAAAGGGTAGAGCGAACATTATTAAGTCTAGGAATTGAAGAACTGGAGAAGTTATTGAAGGAGCAGGATGAGGTAGAGGTTACCTGTCACTTTTGTCATGAACAGTATCGGTTATCCCATGAAGAGGTTGAGAACCTGCTCCAGCGATTGCAGGGACAAAAAAAGGAAGAACAGAAGAACAATAGATAG
- a CDS encoding CtsR family transcriptional regulator: MANISDLVETYIKEILHESDGFLEIQRNDIASKFNCVPSQINYVIQTRFTIEKGYIVESKRGGGGYIRIRKVKIENEPYIYQQMANLIGDQINQQGAYDIIERLFEEEILTEREARLMMTATSKEILRFEIPIRDHLRAELLKAMISVLLFTK; the protein is encoded by the coding sequence GTGGCTAATATTTCAGACCTTGTTGAAACATATATTAAAGAGATTCTTCATGAAAGTGATGGTTTCTTAGAGATCCAACGTAACGATATCGCTAGTAAGTTTAACTGTGTTCCTTCACAGATTAATTACGTGATACAGACACGTTTCACTATAGAAAAAGGATATATTGTTGAGAGCAAGCGAGGTGGTGGAGGATATATCCGAATTCGAAAGGTAAAAATAGAGAATGAACCGTATATCTACCAACAAATGGCTAATCTTATCGGCGATCAAATTAATCAACAAGGAGCTTATGACATTATTGAACGGCTTTTTGAGGAAGAGATATTGACTGAACGTGAAGCTCGTTTAATGATGACTGCAACCTCAAAGGAGATTTTACGCTTTGAGATTCCCATACGCGATCACCTACGAGCAGAGCTTCTAAAAGCGATGATTAGTGTCTTACTATTCACCAAGTAA
- the cysK gene encoding cysteine synthase A — translation MRVVESIVELIGQTPMVRLHHLVEPEMADVLLKLEFFNPGNSVKDRIALSMIETAEEEGKLKPGMTIIEPTSGNTGIGLAMVAAAKGYKAVLVMPETMSVERRKLFKAYGADLVLTPGSEGMAGAVRKAEELLKSDPAFFMPQQFENPANPAVHRKTTAQEILKQTEGKIAGFVAGVGTGGTLTGVGEILKQQDKNIVVWAVEPADSPILSGGQPGPHKIQGIGANFIPGILNTSVYDRVYPVTSEDAFQTARRLAREEGILVGISAGAAVFGALNLARQLGAGKQVVVIVPDNGERYLSTPLFEES, via the coding sequence ATGAGAGTTGTTGAATCTATTGTGGAATTGATTGGTCAAACACCAATGGTGCGTTTACATCATCTTGTTGAACCAGAGATGGCAGACGTACTATTAAAGCTAGAATTCTTTAACCCAGGAAACAGCGTGAAGGATCGAATTGCACTTTCCATGATTGAGACAGCAGAAGAGGAAGGGAAATTGAAGCCTGGAATGACCATTATTGAGCCTACCAGTGGCAATACAGGAATCGGTTTAGCGATGGTCGCAGCTGCTAAAGGGTATAAAGCGGTCCTTGTTATGCCAGAGACCATGAGTGTAGAACGTCGTAAGCTTTTTAAGGCTTATGGTGCAGACCTTGTATTAACACCAGGAAGTGAAGGGATGGCAGGCGCAGTTCGCAAGGCGGAGGAGCTCCTAAAGAGTGATCCTGCATTTTTTATGCCTCAGCAGTTTGAAAATCCAGCCAATCCAGCGGTTCACCGCAAAACTACAGCACAAGAAATCCTAAAACAGACAGAAGGGAAGATTGCTGGGTTTGTCGCAGGTGTAGGTACAGGGGGCACATTAACTGGAGTAGGAGAGATCCTAAAGCAGCAGGATAAGAATATTGTTGTTTGGGCAGTTGAACCAGCAGACTCTCCAATTCTGTCTGGAGGTCAACCAGGACCTCATAAAATCCAAGGGATTGGTGCCAACTTTATTCCTGGAATCCTGAACACTTCTGTTTACGATCGAGTATATCCAGTCACATCAGAGGATGCGTTTCAAACAGCACGTCGTTTAGCAAGGGAAGAGGGTATTCTTGTTGGAATATCGGCTGGTGCAGCGGTCTTTGGTGCCCTTAATCTGGCACGTCAATTAGGTGCGGGTAAGCAGGTTGTGGTTATCGTTCCCGATAATGGTGAGCGCTATCTCAGCACCCCGCTCTTTGAGGAATCATAG
- a CDS encoding peptidyl-prolyl cis-trans isomerase yields MGNKQTPWITYTLGLLIIGGSILTGCSSESTVEKEIVASVGTVSISEDEWRQQLESTYGEQILMQMVDKQVLAQAMKEHGLTVTEEELSSWISWQQRRSGMENEEDWMAKVEEREGIPYQSYLERERFSLALEKLAIQQHASEEEVQKYYKEHQSTYEQPVQYLVSAIFTETKEEAEAVYQELHAGSSWEAVAGERVTHPLNAIQGGDLGYISTDTSWLPFELIDAVTQLPVGELSDPIPLEKGYAVAEVRKKLESTNYTFSTLAPVAYHDYLKEMGFVPEDLLVQLREQYQVKLFPRQSN; encoded by the coding sequence ATGGGAAATAAGCAAACGCCCTGGATTACTTATACACTTGGTCTTCTCATCATAGGAGGTAGCATCTTAACTGGGTGCTCCAGTGAATCCACTGTAGAGAAGGAGATCGTAGCCTCGGTAGGTACTGTTTCCATCTCTGAAGATGAATGGCGTCAACAACTAGAATCAACCTATGGGGAACAGATCCTTATGCAAATGGTAGACAAGCAAGTGTTAGCACAAGCGATGAAGGAGCATGGACTGACAGTAACCGAAGAGGAATTATCCTCTTGGATATCGTGGCAGCAAAGAAGGTCTGGTATGGAGAATGAAGAGGACTGGATGGCAAAGGTGGAAGAACGAGAAGGAATCCCGTATCAGTCCTATTTGGAAAGAGAACGATTTAGCTTGGCTTTAGAGAAGCTAGCCATTCAGCAGCATGCTTCAGAAGAAGAAGTGCAAAAATATTATAAGGAACATCAATCAACCTATGAGCAGCCTGTGCAGTACTTGGTTTCTGCTATCTTTACAGAGACCAAGGAGGAGGCGGAAGCAGTATATCAAGAATTACATGCTGGTAGTAGCTGGGAAGCGGTTGCTGGTGAACGAGTGACTCACCCCTTGAATGCAATACAAGGTGGAGATTTAGGCTATATCTCAACGGATACATCCTGGCTACCCTTTGAATTAATCGACGCTGTTACCCAGCTTCCGGTGGGAGAACTGAGTGATCCTATTCCATTAGAGAAAGGGTATGCTGTTGCAGAGGTCCGTAAGAAGCTAGAATCTACGAACTATACCTTTTCTACGCTTGCGCCAGTGGCCTATCACGATTATCTAAAAGAAATGGGATTTGTTCCAGAGGATCTCTTGGTTCAATTACGGGAGCAGTACCAAGTAAAACTTTTTCCACGTCAATCCAATTGA
- a CDS encoding protein arginine kinase: MSLKRFIQNALSEWMKGKGPENDIVISTRIRLARNLKSYPFPIMASTEMKEHVLHEIMDAVQSSRIKERFGTLETLKMNSLSPLERRVLVEKHLISPQLANESEEGAVVLSEHEEISIMVNEEDHLRIQCMLPGLQMEQAWEVANLLDNLLEQELDYAFDEKYGYQTSCPTNMGTGIRVSVMLHLPALVITNQINRILATINQVGLVARGIYGEGSEAQGNLFQISNQLTLGLSEEEIINNLHSVALQLINQERTARNLLIEHNRIALEDKVFRSFGVLLYSRILESKEATERLSDVRLGIDLGLIKDTSPTILNELMVMTQPGFIQQYYQQSLTPDERDERRAKMVRDHLNNQG, translated from the coding sequence ATGTCTTTAAAACGATTCATACAGAATGCACTTAGTGAATGGATGAAGGGAAAAGGACCTGAGAACGATATTGTGATAAGTACCCGTATCCGTCTTGCACGAAACCTAAAATCATATCCATTCCCTATCATGGCTTCTACAGAGATGAAGGAACATGTACTTCACGAGATTATGGATGCCGTGCAATCATCGCGGATTAAAGAACGCTTTGGTACATTGGAAACTTTAAAGATGAATAGCCTATCTCCATTAGAGCGGCGTGTACTTGTAGAGAAGCACTTAATCAGCCCACAACTTGCCAATGAATCTGAGGAAGGTGCTGTGGTTCTCAGTGAACATGAAGAGATCAGCATTATGGTTAATGAAGAAGATCATCTACGAATACAATGTATGTTGCCAGGGCTTCAAATGGAGCAAGCGTGGGAAGTTGCCAATCTATTGGATAATTTGTTAGAGCAAGAGCTAGACTATGCTTTTGATGAAAAATATGGCTATCAAACAAGCTGTCCAACCAATATGGGTACTGGTATTCGTGTTTCAGTAATGCTTCATTTACCTGCATTGGTCATTACTAATCAGATCAATCGAATCCTTGCAACAATTAATCAGGTAGGGCTTGTAGCTCGAGGCATTTATGGAGAAGGAAGTGAAGCGCAAGGAAACCTTTTCCAAATATCGAATCAACTCACATTGGGACTTTCTGAAGAAGAGATCATTAATAATTTGCATAGTGTAGCATTACAATTAATTAATCAAGAAAGGACAGCACGTAATCTGTTGATAGAGCACAACCGGATCGCTTTAGAAGATAAAGTATTTCGCTCATTTGGGGTACTATTATATTCGAGGATTCTGGAATCAAAAGAGGCGACTGAACGCCTGTCTGATGTACGTTTAGGGATCGACTTAGGATTAATAAAGGATACTTCACCAACCATTCTCAATGAACTCATGGTGATGACACAACCTGGCTTCATTCAGCAATATTATCAACAGAGTTTAACACCAGATGAACGGGATGAACGCCGAGCAAAGATGGTTCGTGACCATCTAAATAATCAGGGTTAG
- the lysS gene encoding lysine--tRNA ligase translates to MTEEQQSTEQMQIRREKLEELQSMGKDPFSVDKFERTHTSDTIFSMYEGYEKEELNGLDVKARIAGRIMTKRGQGKAGFAHIQDMGGQIQIYVRLDHVGEEQFQLYKQADLGDIVGVEGQVFRTNTGELSVKADSFFLLSKALRPLPDKFHGLKDVELRYRKRYLDLISSPEVKETFITRSSILKEIRTYLDKKGYLEVETPMMHKIAGGAAARPFITHHNALDLDLYLRIALELHLKRLVVGGIEKVYEIGRVFRNEGISTRHNPEFTMLELYEAYADFHDIMNLTEDLVASVAKEVLGTTKITYGEYEVDLTPSWRRVHMVDLIRDELGVDFWQPMSDEEAFRLAEEHGIEVNKNMTFGHIVNEFFEQKLEETLIQPTFVYGHPVEISPLAKKNQQDPRFTDRFELFIVGREHANAFSELNDPIDQRARFEAQLKERELGNDEAHMMDNDFLEALEMGMPPTGGLGIGIDRLVMLLTNSPSIRDVLLFPLMK, encoded by the coding sequence ATGACAGAAGAACAACAAAGTACAGAACAGATGCAAATACGTCGTGAAAAATTAGAAGAGCTTCAGTCAATGGGTAAGGATCCTTTCTCCGTCGATAAATTTGAGCGGACTCATACATCTGATACTATTTTTTCCATGTATGAAGGGTACGAGAAAGAGGAGCTCAATGGCCTTGATGTGAAGGCTCGTATCGCTGGACGTATTATGACAAAGCGGGGGCAAGGAAAAGCAGGATTTGCCCATATTCAAGACATGGGCGGACAGATTCAAATCTATGTTCGTCTCGATCATGTGGGCGAAGAGCAGTTTCAACTATATAAGCAAGCAGATCTTGGCGATATCGTTGGTGTAGAAGGACAAGTCTTCCGTACCAATACTGGCGAGTTATCTGTAAAAGCGGACTCATTCTTCTTGCTAAGCAAAGCTCTCCGTCCATTACCAGATAAATTCCACGGCCTAAAAGATGTTGAACTACGCTATCGTAAGCGATATTTGGACCTTATCAGCAGCCCTGAAGTGAAGGAGACCTTCATTACACGTAGTAGTATTCTTAAGGAGATCCGGACCTACTTAGACAAAAAGGGTTATCTTGAAGTAGAAACACCAATGATGCATAAAATTGCTGGTGGAGCTGCAGCTAGACCATTTATAACCCATCATAATGCACTCGACTTGGATCTATATTTACGTATTGCACTTGAGCTTCACTTAAAACGACTTGTTGTAGGTGGAATCGAAAAAGTATATGAAATTGGCCGTGTATTCCGTAATGAAGGAATTTCAACACGCCATAATCCTGAATTTACAATGCTAGAGCTGTATGAGGCATATGCTGACTTCCATGATATCATGAATCTTACAGAAGACCTGGTTGCATCTGTCGCAAAAGAAGTCCTCGGGACAACCAAGATTACATATGGTGAATATGAGGTTGATCTAACACCTTCATGGCGTCGCGTTCATATGGTTGACCTGATTCGTGATGAATTGGGAGTTGATTTCTGGCAACCCATGAGTGACGAAGAAGCATTCCGCCTTGCAGAGGAACATGGGATCGAAGTAAATAAGAATATGACCTTTGGCCATATCGTCAACGAATTTTTTGAACAGAAGCTTGAAGAGACACTTATACAACCGACATTTGTTTATGGACATCCTGTAGAGATTTCACCTCTTGCTAAGAAAAATCAACAGGATCCACGCTTCACTGATCGGTTTGAACTATTTATTGTAGGGCGTGAGCATGCGAATGCATTCTCTGAACTAAATGACCCTATCGATCAAAGAGCTCGCTTTGAAGCACAATTAAAAGAACGTGAGCTAGGCAATGATGAGGCTCATATGATGGATAATGACTTCTTAGAAGCATTAGAAATGGGAATGCCTCCAACGGGAGGGTTAGGAATTGGTATTGACCGTCTCGTTATGCTTTTGACCAATTCTCCATCCATCCGTGATGTACTACTCTTCCCATTAATGAAATAG
- the folP gene encoding dihydropteroate synthase codes for MSKYQALRLFPNHQDEIVDEMKKLGADLNGIKLMAPKAETILIRLHGVSLKAANLLKQEMLALGGDCVLHREVSMLKIDPTDVMLIGTRRQYNGLLRKCRVQPFDLPRIGEEINQLLKDEKRRFRPWQLQAGPYFMDLQSKTWVMGILNVTPDSFSDGGKFNHLETAIEHAQQMVADGADIIDIGGESTRPGHKQVTLEEELKRVVPIVEAIRGKVNVPISVDTYKAEVARQAIEAGANIINDVWGCKRGPNMAQVAATYHVPIILMHNREDTNYHDLIPDMISDIRESIQLAHEAGVSDEMIILDPGIGFAKTYEQNLEVMDRLDEFVALGYPVLLGTSRKSMIGKALQLEVDQRLEGTGATVCLGVARGCQLVRVHDVQPIKRMVMMMDAMLKRENHIDG; via the coding sequence GTGAGTAAGTATCAAGCATTGCGGTTATTTCCAAACCACCAAGATGAAATAGTCGATGAGATGAAGAAGTTAGGTGCAGACTTGAACGGCATTAAGCTAATGGCCCCGAAAGCAGAAACCATCTTGATCCGCCTGCATGGTGTCTCCCTTAAGGCAGCAAACCTATTAAAGCAAGAGATGCTAGCTCTAGGCGGCGATTGTGTATTGCATCGTGAGGTATCCATGCTCAAGATTGATCCAACCGATGTGATGCTAATTGGTACAAGAAGGCAGTATAACGGCTTACTTCGAAAATGTCGCGTTCAGCCATTTGACTTGCCTCGAATTGGTGAAGAGATCAACCAATTACTAAAGGATGAGAAGCGACGCTTCCGTCCCTGGCAGCTTCAAGCTGGACCTTACTTCATGGATCTGCAGTCAAAAACCTGGGTAATGGGTATTCTAAATGTTACTCCCGATTCTTTCTCGGACGGTGGGAAATTTAATCATTTGGAGACAGCTATCGAGCATGCTCAACAGATGGTGGCAGATGGCGCTGATATTATTGATATCGGTGGTGAGTCCACTAGACCCGGTCATAAGCAGGTTACTCTGGAAGAGGAGCTAAAGCGGGTTGTTCCAATTGTTGAGGCGATCCGTGGGAAGGTTAATGTCCCCATCTCCGTCGATACGTATAAGGCAGAGGTAGCACGTCAGGCCATTGAAGCGGGCGCCAATATTATTAATGACGTGTGGGGCTGTAAGCGTGGTCCCAATATGGCTCAGGTGGCAGCAACTTATCATGTACCCATTATTTTAATGCATAATCGTGAGGATACAAATTATCATGATTTAATTCCTGACATGATTTCTGATATACGTGAAAGCATTCAGCTTGCTCATGAAGCAGGCGTTTCAGACGAAATGATCATCTTAGATCCAGGTATTGGTTTTGCAAAAACCTATGAACAGAACCTTGAAGTGATGGATCGGCTAGACGAATTTGTCGCATTAGGATACCCTGTATTATTAGGAACATCTCGTAAGTCCATGATCGGAAAAGCACTACAGCTTGAAGTGGATCAGCGCCTCGAAGGTACAGGTGCCACGGTCTGTTTAGGAGTGGCTCGCGGCTGTCAGCTTGTAAGAGTCCATGATGTACAACCGATAAAGCGTATGGTGATGATGATGGATGCTATGCTAAAGAGGGAGAACCACATTGATGGATGA
- the greA gene encoding transcription elongation factor GreA, with translation MSEKEIVLTPEGYKKMEEELEYLKTVKRREVAERIKVAISYGDLSENSEYDDAKNEQAFIEGRIITLEKKLRNARVINEDEVDVNVVSIGTTVKLKDIKYDEIVEYTIVSSAESDVKENKISNESPVGKALIGKSKKSIVDVEVPAGVIKYEVLDITRK, from the coding sequence ATGTCAGAAAAAGAGATTGTTCTTACTCCTGAAGGTTACAAAAAAATGGAGGAAGAGCTAGAGTATTTAAAAACGGTAAAACGCCGTGAAGTGGCAGAACGTATTAAAGTGGCTATCAGCTACGGGGACTTAAGTGAAAACTCCGAATATGATGATGCGAAAAACGAGCAAGCATTTATCGAAGGACGAATTATTACCTTAGAAAAAAAATTACGCAATGCCCGTGTTATCAATGAAGATGAAGTGGACGTGAATGTAGTTAGTATTGGTACCACCGTAAAGCTGAAGGATATTAAATATGACGAAATTGTGGAATATACCATTGTTAGTTCAGCAGAATCCGATGTGAAGGAGAATAAGATTTCCAATGAATCTCCAGTTGGGAAAGCATTGATTGGTAAATCTAAAAAGTCTATCGTTGATGTTGAAGTACCTGCTGGTGTGATCAAATATGAGGTCTTAGACATTACGCGGAAATAA
- a CDS encoding UvrB/UvrC motif-containing protein, which translates to MICQQCGIRQATLHYTKIVNGEKTEYHLCEQCAKENGESYSGGEQGFSIHQLLAGLMNNMDYFIKPEEKVAVNRQGLRCENCGLTFQQFTKIGRFGCSECYHYFSQRLDPLVKRIQGNTRHSGKVPERSGQNLKQKRELQQLKYLLQQAIGNEEFEKAAVLRDQIKVLEQKFDAQ; encoded by the coding sequence GTGATCTGCCAACAATGTGGAATTAGGCAGGCTACACTCCATTATACGAAGATCGTTAATGGAGAGAAGACAGAGTATCACCTATGTGAACAATGTGCAAAGGAAAATGGTGAATCTTATTCAGGAGGAGAACAGGGCTTTTCCATTCATCAGCTATTAGCTGGGCTGATGAATAATATGGATTATTTCATAAAACCAGAAGAGAAAGTAGCTGTGAATCGTCAAGGACTACGTTGTGAGAACTGTGGCCTCACGTTTCAGCAATTTACGAAGATTGGCCGCTTTGGGTGTTCGGAATGCTACCATTACTTCAGCCAGCGCTTGGATCCCTTAGTGAAGCGGATACAAGGAAACACTCGTCATAGTGGAAAAGTACCGGAACGGTCAGGGCAAAATCTCAAGCAGAAGCGTGAATTACAGCAATTAAAATATCTTTTGCAACAAGCAATCGGAAATGAGGAATTTGAAAAAGCAGCTGTGTTGCGCGACCAGATCAAAGTTCTAGAACAGAAATTTGATGCGCAATAA
- the dusB gene encoding tRNA dihydrouridine synthase DusB, translating to MQIGDVHLQNNVILAPMAGVCNPAFRLIAKEFGAGLVCAEMVSDKAIHFRNERTMDMLYVDERERPLSLQIFGGDKETLVDAAKYVDQHTNADIIDINMGCPVPKVTKCDAGARWLLQPEKIEELVTAVVQNVQKPVTVKMRMGWDAEHIYAVENAQAAERGGVKAVTIHGRTREQMYEGQANWDIIGQVKASVSIPVIGNGDVFTPEDAKSMLDTTRADGVMIGRGALGNPWMLYRTVQYLTTGILPPEPSALERIEIAELHMDRLIRFKGEKVAIMEMRKHAAWYLKGLPGAAKVRQKVNEAESREELHRILHRYVEEIENDPNPSESEIPLKAQW from the coding sequence ATGCAAATAGGTGATGTTCACCTACAGAACAATGTGATATTAGCACCCATGGCAGGAGTCTGTAATCCAGCCTTTCGCTTAATTGCGAAAGAGTTTGGTGCTGGCTTGGTCTGTGCTGAGATGGTAAGCGATAAAGCCATCCATTTTCGTAATGAACGAACGATGGACATGCTCTATGTAGATGAGCGCGAACGCCCACTCAGCTTGCAAATATTCGGTGGAGATAAGGAAACCTTAGTTGATGCAGCAAAATATGTAGACCAACATACCAATGCGGATATCATCGATATTAATATGGGGTGTCCAGTTCCCAAAGTGACCAAATGTGATGCTGGTGCAAGGTGGTTATTACAGCCTGAAAAAATTGAAGAGTTGGTTACAGCAGTTGTTCAAAACGTCCAAAAACCAGTCACCGTTAAGATGCGGATGGGCTGGGATGCTGAACATATCTACGCTGTAGAAAATGCACAAGCCGCTGAACGTGGTGGTGTGAAGGCTGTCACCATTCATGGTAGAACTCGTGAGCAGATGTATGAGGGTCAAGCCAATTGGGATATCATTGGTCAAGTAAAAGCAAGCGTTTCCATCCCTGTAATTGGAAATGGGGATGTATTCACACCAGAGGATGCGAAAAGCATGCTGGATACCACCAGAGCAGATGGCGTCATGATCGGCCGAGGAGCGCTTGGCAATCCTTGGATGCTCTATCGAACTGTTCAATACCTAACGACAGGCATACTTCCACCAGAACCATCGGCGCTGGAGCGAATTGAGATTGCAGAACTCCATATGGATCGATTGATTCGCTTTAAGGGTGAAAAAGTAGCAATCATGGAGATGCGCAAACATGCAGCGTGGTATCTTAAAGGGCTGCCAGGTGCGGCGAAGGTGCGTCAAAAGGTAAATGAAGCAGAGAGTCGAGAGGAATTACATCGAATTCTCCATCGCTACGTGGAAGAAATAGAAAATGATCCCAACCCATCTGAAAGCGAAATTCCATTAAAAGCCCAATGGTGA